Proteins co-encoded in one Garra rufa chromosome 7, GarRuf1.0, whole genome shotgun sequence genomic window:
- the LOC141338080 gene encoding uncharacterized protein, whose product MALVHTNVLLQALSSFTGVAVKAYNDLEKPNQELTGFLLQASTLDSLNTSSCKELFVNMENFFDPKFDYDCTNVEDDTTFMRGNEVYIRPSGWKRIALKVLDKYPDGNAWLGTNGWRSHSVAGEWPVSYHGTSLLSAKSIIKSNYEAGHRKRYGRGIYSTWNINEAAERYSKIFTCKKTGKRYQVLLQNRINPKMRTVCKRHDYWLIEVPEGTSREEEKAIVENSIRPYGILLREV is encoded by the coding sequence ATGGCTCTAGTGCACACCAACGTTCTTCTGCAGGCGTTGTCTAGCTTCACAGGTGTTGCTGTGAAGGCTTACAATGACTTGGAAAAGCCAAACCAAGAACTCACAGGGTTCCTACTCCAAGCCTCAACACTGGACAGTCTCAACACAAGTTCATGCAAGGAGCTATTTGTGAATATGGAGAATTTCTTTGACCCAAAATTCGACTACGATTGCACAAATGTAGAAGATGACACCACTTTCATGCGTGGGAACGAGGTATACATCCGTCCTTCTGGGTGGAAGCGCATTGCTTTGAAAGTCCTAGATAAGTATCCTGATGGAAATGCCTGGTTGGGAACGAATGGATGGAGGAGTCACTCTGTGGCTGGTGAGTGGCCGGTGTCCTATCATGGAACCAGCTTGCTTAGTGCTAAATCCATCATTAAATCCAATTACGAAGCGGGCCATAGAAAGCGGTACGGAAGAGGGATTTATTCCACCTGGAATATCAACGAGGCTGCTGAAAGATACAGCAAGATATTTACATGTAAGAAAACTGGAAAGAGATACCAAGTTCTGCTGCAGAACAGAATCAATCCAAAAATGAGGACAGTGTGCAAGAGGCATGACTACTGGCTGATCGAGGTTCCTGAAGGCACTTCTCGTGAAGAAGAAAAAGCAATTGTGGAGAACTCGATTCGGCCTTATGGAATTCTGCTAAGAGAAGTGTAA